In Streptomyces sp. NBC_00569, a single genomic region encodes these proteins:
- a CDS encoding exo-alpha-sialidase, with the protein MPSSLRVRLRSLGTSVVALLAVAAGAALPAHAAEPAGAATQAARAAAAQPPFEQQVLFKASQDPGYACYRIPAVVKTKQGTLLAFAEGRTKDCSDAGDIDIVVKRSEDGGRTWSPLQVVNEGAGDTHGNPAPVVDLRTGRILLAETYNTGRTDGKNCDVPCDRTPHLQYSDDDGRTWSAPRDLSDEILPKDWNSWYATGPVHGIQLTQGRHRGRLVFTVNAETWNGSRVTANHAALMVSDDGGRHWRVGAQDSWPIADDGTFRQKPSEMTLAELPGGTLYVSGREQDGTDRGHRTHTWSRDGGDSFTRRFTAIPDLYAPQVQGSVLRTGNRLLLACPGDPDRRRTMTIRSSYDGGRTWDSFDRSTVVTTDWSGYSDLVQATRDQVGLMYEGGAVDARDEIRFARFTEDWLTPRRGADPTTEDRARHARDAAVLGGASPTAGRFGGALSFDGTDDAVRLPYSDRLPLGTKDFTASLWFRYSATTGEQPLLWMGGIGTTQPQVWLRAEPASNRITGLITTRDGAAAPRTASVRTTAAYNDGQWHHAVLRRGKGQLTLTVDGTSVVTPDVPGSVSRNSPFGVHVGERMDSRAHFTGAIDDVRVQDRALSDEELDTPVTTVTPDTVLWLPMDRVRGGH; encoded by the coding sequence ATGCCGTCAAGTCTCCGCGTACGTCTGAGATCCCTGGGCACATCCGTCGTCGCGCTGCTCGCCGTCGCCGCGGGAGCCGCACTGCCCGCGCACGCCGCCGAACCGGCCGGCGCGGCGACGCAGGCGGCCCGAGCGGCCGCGGCGCAGCCGCCGTTCGAGCAACAGGTCCTCTTCAAGGCTTCCCAGGATCCCGGGTACGCCTGCTATCGCATTCCCGCCGTCGTGAAGACGAAGCAGGGGACGCTGCTCGCCTTCGCCGAGGGACGGACGAAGGACTGTTCCGACGCGGGCGACATAGACATCGTCGTCAAGCGGTCCGAGGACGGCGGCCGCACCTGGAGCCCGCTCCAGGTCGTGAACGAGGGCGCCGGTGACACACACGGCAACCCCGCCCCCGTGGTCGACCTCAGGACGGGCCGCATCCTGCTCGCGGAGACGTACAACACCGGCCGCACGGACGGGAAGAACTGCGACGTCCCGTGCGACCGCACCCCGCACCTCCAGTACAGCGACGACGACGGCCGCACCTGGTCGGCGCCGCGCGACCTGAGCGACGAGATCCTGCCGAAGGACTGGAACTCCTGGTACGCGACCGGACCCGTGCACGGCATCCAGCTCACCCAGGGACGCCACCGGGGCCGGCTCGTCTTCACCGTCAACGCCGAGACCTGGAACGGCAGTCGCGTCACCGCGAACCACGCCGCGCTCATGGTCAGCGACGACGGCGGCAGGCACTGGCGGGTCGGCGCGCAGGACTCCTGGCCGATCGCGGACGACGGCACCTTCCGGCAGAAGCCGTCCGAGATGACGCTGGCCGAACTGCCCGGCGGCACCCTGTACGTCTCGGGGCGCGAGCAGGACGGCACCGACCGCGGTCACCGCACGCACACGTGGAGCCGGGACGGGGGCGACTCGTTCACGCGGCGCTTCACAGCGATCCCCGACCTCTACGCCCCGCAGGTGCAGGGTTCGGTCCTGCGCACGGGCAACCGGCTCCTGCTGGCCTGCCCCGGCGACCCCGACCGGCGCCGGACCATGACCATCCGTTCCTCGTACGACGGCGGGCGGACCTGGGACAGCTTCGACCGCTCGACCGTGGTGACGACCGACTGGTCCGGCTACTCGGACCTCGTGCAGGCGACCCGCGACCAGGTGGGCCTCATGTACGAGGGCGGCGCGGTCGACGCCCGCGACGAGATCCGCTTCGCGCGCTTCACCGAGGACTGGCTGACACCGCGCCGCGGCGCCGACCCGACGACCGAGGACCGGGCCCGCCACGCGCGGGACGCGGCCGTGCTCGGCGGCGCCTCCCCGACCGCCGGCCGCTTCGGCGGGGCGCTCTCCTTCGACGGCACGGACGACGCCGTACGGCTCCCGTACAGCGACCGACTGCCGCTCGGCACGAAGGACTTCACCGCGTCGCTGTGGTTCCGCTACTCCGCCACGACCGGTGAGCAGCCCCTGCTGTGGATGGGCGGCATCGGCACCACGCAGCCGCAGGTGTGGCTGCGCGCCGAGCCCGCGAGCAACCGCATCACGGGCCTGATCACCACACGGGACGGGGCAGCGGCCCCGCGCACCGCCTCGGTGCGCACCACCGCCGCGTACAACGACGGCCAGTGGCACCACGCCGTACTGCGGCGCGGCAAAGGACAGTTGACGCTCACCGTCGACGGGACGTCGGTCGTCACGCCCGACGTGCCGGGCTCCGTCAGCCGCAACTCGCCGTTCGGCGTGCACGTGGGTGAACGGATGGACAGCCGGGCGCACTTCACCGGCGCGATCGACGACGTCCGCGTCCAGGACCGGGCGTTGAGCGACGAGGAGCTCGACACCCCGGTCACCACTGTGACCCCGGACACCGTCCTGTGGCTGCCCATGGACCGCGTGCGCGGCGGCCACTAG
- a CDS encoding DUF4185 domain-containing protein: MPADTEAARRRSRGAGLGLLLALVCAAAFMTALPDDDREGGRPCAARTVASWSADAGLTGSFVRYGDDASRGDDWTGGDGTHSVRLPDGRVLWLFSDTYLGQVHAPPNPAGRPHSWRDVSAPFVRNSAVLMGRSGTLERTLPAPLFPDPAPQQWRWPVAARVEPRSPGSAEQVVRVLLWTRTTGTGPWIYGMPAATEVATLSLPGLRVESVATVLDQRGVPDPARRVLFGTTAVDRGGWTYVFGGDDGQGATRRAYVARVPHGRLAEPGAWRYWDGSGWTRTPRPRAVLGDGRRRGVGSAFTVVRDGGTYVLFTMAAGTAGLTRVTSYWACTPTGPWHGPAKGFEAPLPRDGALRQGTTAYNPQAHPALSGDGRVLLSYDVNWLDAAPATAQAQVSGNVSLYRPRFVALRLAAPPR, encoded by the coding sequence GTGCCCGCGGACACGGAGGCGGCGCGCCGCAGGAGCAGGGGAGCGGGTCTCGGCCTGCTGCTGGCCCTGGTGTGCGCCGCCGCCTTTATGACCGCCCTCCCGGACGACGACCGGGAGGGCGGTCGCCCGTGCGCGGCGCGTACCGTCGCCTCGTGGTCCGCCGACGCCGGCCTCACGGGCTCGTTCGTTCGCTACGGCGACGACGCGTCGCGGGGCGACGACTGGACGGGCGGCGACGGCACGCACTCGGTGCGGCTCCCGGACGGGCGGGTCCTGTGGCTGTTCTCCGACACCTATCTCGGGCAGGTGCACGCGCCGCCCAACCCGGCGGGCCGGCCGCACTCCTGGCGGGACGTCTCGGCGCCGTTCGTGCGCAACTCGGCCGTGCTGATGGGCCGTTCGGGCACCCTGGAACGCACACTCCCCGCGCCCCTGTTCCCCGACCCGGCGCCGCAGCAGTGGCGCTGGCCCGTCGCGGCCCGCGTCGAGCCCCGCTCCCCCGGCTCCGCCGAGCAGGTCGTCCGCGTCCTGCTGTGGACGCGTACGACGGGGACGGGTCCCTGGATCTACGGCATGCCCGCCGCCACCGAGGTCGCCACGCTGTCACTGCCCGGCCTGCGCGTCGAGAGCGTCGCCACGGTCCTCGACCAGCGGGGCGTGCCGGACCCGGCTCGGCGCGTCCTGTTCGGCACGACGGCCGTCGACCGGGGCGGATGGACGTACGTGTTCGGCGGTGACGACGGGCAGGGTGCCACGCGCCGTGCCTATGTCGCGCGGGTGCCGCACGGCCGGCTCGCCGAACCGGGGGCGTGGCGCTACTGGGACGGCTCGGGCTGGACGCGAACTCCACGGCCACGGGCGGTCCTCGGCGACGGTCGACGGCGCGGGGTCGGCAGCGCGTTCACCGTCGTGCGCGACGGCGGTACCTACGTCCTGTTCACGATGGCCGCCGGGACCGCGGGCCTGACCCGCGTCACCTCTTACTGGGCCTGCACCCCGACCGGGCCCTGGCACGGCCCCGCGAAGGGCTTCGAGGCGCCGCTGCCGCGGGACGGGGCGCTCCGGCAGGGCACGACCGCGTACAACCCGCAGGCGCACCCCGCACTCAGCGGTGACGGGCGCGTGCTGCTCAGCTACGACGTCAACTGGCTGGACGCGGCGCCCGCCACCGCACAGGCACAGGTCAGCGGGAACGTGTCGCTGTACCGGCCGCGGTTCGTGGCTCTGCGGCTCGCTGCTCCCCCGCGCTGA
- a CDS encoding bile acid:sodium symporter family protein translates to MKRLTWPSWMPVDPYILALIGTVGLAALLPARGGAADVASGASTTAVAFLFFLYGARLSTREALDGLRHWRLHVTVLAATFVVFPLLGLAARGLVPVVLTPSLYDGLLFLTLVPSTIQSSIAFTSMARGNVPAAICAGSFSSLAGIVITPLLAAGLLGNSGGGFSADSLVKIVLQLLVPFLAGQFLRRWVGSFITRHKKVLSYVDRGSILLVVYTAFSEGMVQGIWHQVSAVRLGGLLVVEAVLLAVMLAVTWYGGKALAFGREDRIAIQFAGSKKSLAAGLPMASVLFGAHASLAVLPLMLFHQMQLMVCAVIAKRRALDPLEQVSAGEQRAAEPRTAAGTATRSR, encoded by the coding sequence GTGAAACGCCTGACTTGGCCGTCCTGGATGCCGGTCGACCCCTACATCCTGGCGCTCATAGGGACGGTGGGCCTCGCGGCGCTCCTGCCCGCGCGCGGTGGTGCGGCCGATGTCGCGTCCGGCGCCTCGACCACCGCCGTCGCGTTCCTCTTCTTCCTCTACGGGGCGCGCCTGTCGACCCGCGAGGCGCTCGACGGCCTCAGGCACTGGCGGCTCCATGTGACCGTCCTCGCCGCCACGTTCGTCGTCTTCCCGCTCCTCGGCCTCGCGGCCCGCGGCCTCGTCCCCGTGGTCCTCACGCCGTCCCTCTACGACGGTCTGCTCTTCCTCACACTCGTCCCCTCGACGATCCAGTCGTCGATCGCCTTCACGTCCATGGCCCGCGGCAACGTGCCCGCGGCGATCTGCGCGGGCTCCTTCTCCTCGCTCGCCGGCATCGTCATCACGCCGCTGCTCGCGGCGGGCCTGCTCGGCAACAGCGGCGGCGGGTTCTCCGCGGACTCCCTCGTCAAGATCGTGCTGCAGCTGCTCGTGCCGTTCCTCGCCGGGCAGTTCCTGCGCCGCTGGGTCGGCTCCTTCATCACGCGGCACAAGAAGGTCCTGAGCTACGTCGACCGCGGCTCGATCCTGCTCGTCGTCTACACCGCGTTCAGCGAGGGCATGGTCCAGGGCATCTGGCACCAGGTCAGCGCGGTGCGCCTGGGCGGGCTCCTCGTCGTCGAGGCGGTGCTGCTCGCCGTGATGCTGGCGGTCACCTGGTACGGCGGCAAGGCGCTCGCCTTCGGGCGCGAGGACCGCATCGCGATCCAGTTCGCCGGGTCGAAGAAGTCCCTGGCGGCCGGACTCCCCATGGCGAGCGTCCTGTTCGGGGCACACGCGTCCCTCGCCGTGCTGCCGCTGATGCTGTTCCACCAGATGCAGCTGATGGTGTGCGCCGTGATCGCCAAGCGCCGGGCGCTCGACCCCCTGGAACAGGTCAGCGCGGGGGAGCAGCGAGCCGCAGAGCCACGAACCGCGGCCGGTACAGCGACACGTTCCCGCTGA
- a CDS encoding LysR substrate-binding domain-containing protein, whose amino-acid sequence MYDPSQLRTFLAVAQTLSFTQAARRLGLRQSTVSQHVRRLEDATGRTLFTRDTHTVELTEDGEAMLGFARRILEVHEQASAFFTGTRLRGRLRFGASEDFVLTRLTEILEAFRHDHPEVDLELTVELSGTLHEQLDAGKLDLVLAKRRPEDPRGKSVWHDRLVWIGAERLRLDPDRPVPLIVYPPPGISRALALEALERHGRAWRVACTSGSLNGLIAAARAGLGVMAHSRGLIPPGLVRVPERAGLPELGEVDFVLLHGPRHAGARGAAQALAQAILDGGDRLHRSR is encoded by the coding sequence ATGTACGACCCCTCGCAGCTGCGTACGTTCCTCGCGGTGGCCCAGACGCTGAGCTTCACGCAGGCAGCCCGCCGCCTCGGCCTGCGCCAGTCCACCGTCAGCCAGCATGTGCGGCGCCTGGAGGACGCCACGGGGCGGACCCTGTTCACCCGCGACACGCACACCGTGGAGCTCACGGAGGACGGCGAGGCGATGCTCGGCTTCGCGCGCCGGATCCTGGAGGTGCACGAGCAGGCGTCGGCGTTCTTCACGGGCACGCGGCTGCGGGGACGGCTGCGCTTCGGGGCGTCGGAGGACTTCGTCCTGACCCGGCTCACCGAGATCCTGGAGGCGTTCCGGCACGACCACCCCGAGGTGGACCTGGAGCTGACGGTCGAGCTGTCCGGGACGCTGCACGAGCAGCTCGACGCGGGCAAGCTCGACCTGGTCCTCGCCAAGCGGCGCCCGGAGGACCCACGCGGCAAGTCCGTGTGGCACGACCGGCTGGTGTGGATCGGCGCCGAGCGGCTGCGCCTGGACCCGGACCGTCCGGTGCCGCTCATCGTGTACCCGCCGCCGGGCATCTCGCGGGCCCTGGCCCTCGAAGCCCTGGAGCGGCACGGCCGCGCCTGGCGCGTGGCCTGCACCAGCGGCAGCCTCAACGGCCTCATCGCCGCGGCCAGGGCGGGCCTCGGCGTGATGGCGCACTCGCGCGGCCTGATCCCGCCCGGCCTGGTCCGCGTACCCGAGCGGGCGGGGCTGCCGGAGCTGGGCGAGGTGGACTTCGTCCTGCTGCACGGGCCGCGGCACGCCGGCGCCCGGGGCGCGGCGCAGGCGCTGGCCCAGGCGATCCTCGACGGGGGCGACCGGCTGCACCGCAGCCGCTAG
- a CDS encoding AMP-dependent synthetase/ligase, translating to MREFTNPPLASAPPVGGLADAVFDHALEDPLRVALGRKDDAGRWRDVTAAEFRDEVLGLAKGLLAQGVRFGDRVAIMSRTRYEWTLFDFALWTIGAQVVPIYPTASAEQVFWTLHDAQVSAAMVEHEDHAMTIATVIDRLPTLSRMWQLDSDPVPRLIESGAHIDDEVVHRHRRAVTPDAIATIIYTSGTTGRPKGCVISHANFMFESDTMVSRWEPVFHSKRGDEASTLLFLPLAHVFGRMVQIATIRGGVKLGHQPQLNAAALLPDLQSFRPTFILAVPYIFEKVFNAARRKAEKDGKSGPFDKAVECAVKYADAQEAKAFGTGPGPSASLRMQHSIFDKLVYSKVREAMGGRVRHAMSGGSGMDRRLGLFFAGAGVTIYEGYGLTESTAAATANPPEQTRYGTVGQAIPGTTVHIADDGEVWLYGGNVFQGYLNDPKATDATLHDGWLATGDLGALDDDGYLTITGRKKEILVTSGGKSVSPQQLEERVRDHPLVAQCIVVGNDRPYIAALVTLEAEAVEHWLNMRGKPPLKPAQLVHDPDLETEVRRAVVAANTLVSQAESIRTFRILAYQFTEEHGLLTPSLKLKRKAIETAYAEEVEALYRG from the coding sequence TTGCGCGAGTTCACCAACCCCCCTCTGGCGTCGGCGCCGCCGGTGGGCGGCCTGGCCGACGCCGTGTTCGACCATGCCCTGGAGGATCCGCTGCGCGTCGCACTCGGCCGCAAGGACGATGCGGGCCGCTGGCGCGACGTGACCGCCGCCGAATTCCGTGACGAAGTGCTCGGGCTCGCCAAGGGGCTGCTCGCGCAGGGCGTCCGCTTCGGCGACCGCGTCGCGATCATGTCGAGGACCCGCTACGAGTGGACCCTCTTCGACTTCGCGCTGTGGACGATCGGCGCCCAGGTCGTGCCGATCTACCCGACGGCCTCCGCCGAGCAGGTCTTCTGGACCCTCCACGACGCGCAGGTGTCGGCCGCGATGGTGGAGCACGAGGACCACGCGATGACGATCGCCACCGTCATCGACCGCCTGCCCACCCTCAGCCGGATGTGGCAGCTGGACTCCGATCCCGTGCCCCGTCTCATCGAGTCCGGCGCCCACATCGACGACGAGGTGGTGCACCGCCATCGGCGTGCCGTCACCCCCGACGCCATCGCCACGATCATCTACACCTCGGGCACCACGGGCCGCCCCAAGGGCTGCGTCATCAGCCACGCGAACTTCATGTTCGAGTCGGACACGATGGTGAGCCGCTGGGAGCCGGTGTTCCACTCCAAGCGCGGCGACGAGGCCTCGACCCTGCTGTTCCTGCCGCTCGCGCACGTCTTCGGGCGCATGGTGCAGATCGCCACGATCCGCGGCGGCGTGAAGCTCGGCCACCAGCCGCAGCTCAACGCGGCGGCCCTGCTGCCCGACCTGCAGTCGTTCCGCCCGACGTTCATCCTCGCCGTGCCGTACATCTTCGAGAAGGTCTTCAACGCGGCCCGCCGCAAGGCCGAGAAGGACGGCAAGTCGGGTCCGTTCGACAAGGCCGTCGAGTGCGCGGTCAAGTACGCGGACGCGCAGGAGGCCAAGGCGTTCGGCACCGGCCCCGGACCGTCCGCGTCGCTGCGCATGCAGCACTCGATCTTCGACAAGCTCGTCTACTCCAAGGTCCGCGAGGCGATGGGCGGCCGCGTGCGGCACGCCATGTCGGGCGGCTCGGGCATGGACCGCCGCCTGGGCCTGTTCTTCGCGGGCGCCGGCGTCACGATCTACGAGGGGTACGGCCTCACCGAGTCCACGGCCGCGGCGACCGCGAACCCGCCGGAGCAGACCCGCTACGGCACGGTCGGCCAGGCCATCCCCGGCACGACGGTCCACATCGCCGACGACGGCGAGGTCTGGCTGTACGGCGGCAATGTGTTCCAGGGGTACCTCAACGACCCGAAGGCCACCGACGCCACCCTGCACGACGGCTGGCTGGCCACCGGCGACCTCGGCGCGCTCGACGACGACGGCTACCTGACGATCACCGGCCGCAAGAAGGAGATCCTCGTGACCTCCGGCGGCAAGAGCGTCTCGCCGCAGCAGCTGGAGGAGCGGGTGCGCGACCATCCGCTGGTCGCCCAGTGCATCGTCGTCGGCAACGACCGCCCGTACATCGCCGCGCTCGTCACGCTGGAGGCCGAGGCCGTCGAGCACTGGCTGAACATGCGGGGCAAGCCACCGCTGAAGCCCGCCCAGCTGGTCCACGACCCGGACCTGGAGACCGAGGTGCGCAGGGCCGTCGTGGCGGCCAACACCCTGGTCTCGCAGGCCGAGTCGATCCGCACGTTCCGGATACTGGCCTACCAGTTCACCGAGGAGCACGGGCTGCTCACGCCGTCCCTGAAGCTGAAGCGGAAGGCGATCGAGACGGCGTACGCGGAAGAGGTCGAGGCGCTGTACCGGGGCTGA
- a CDS encoding ABC transporter substrate-binding protein: MSRTVRTITATVAALLLATACNSAATSNSPDSKGSSVRGVTDDAIKVGGIVSMTTASGYSKKDTDLGARARFARANAEGGINGRKIDYLGAEDDGQDPAKNLAAARKLVQQDKVFAISPMSSVTFSGADFLQKQKVPTFGWGTIPSFCGPTYIYGFGGCMVPMPGGTISQTWPEGLKQVTHGAKGKTVAILANDNDAGTFAIRTYKQSFASAGYKVTFAKSSVPATSVPSDWSAYTKEILRSDGGKAPDIVVSVMQTPYNIGLFTAVKRSGYRGVLTDPTDYDPGLLAKSATKEALDGVHILLTFEPFETRSAAMKQFKADIKKASGGKDVPLNMHMMTGYMSADLFLSIAQKAGRNLTVASFQKAANGFSDTGTMVGDRALPKGQKESFGCGALVQLKNGAYRVSSPFKCYEPIPFK, encoded by the coding sequence GTGTCGCGAACTGTCCGCACCATCACCGCCACTGTGGCGGCACTGCTGCTCGCCACCGCCTGCAACTCCGCGGCAACCAGCAACTCCCCCGACAGCAAGGGGAGTTCGGTACGCGGAGTGACGGATGACGCCATCAAGGTCGGCGGGATCGTCTCCATGACGACCGCCAGCGGCTACAGCAAGAAGGACACCGACCTCGGTGCGAGGGCCCGCTTCGCCCGCGCCAACGCCGAGGGCGGGATCAACGGCAGGAAGATCGACTACCTGGGCGCGGAGGACGACGGCCAGGACCCGGCCAAGAACCTCGCCGCGGCCCGCAAACTCGTCCAGCAGGACAAGGTGTTCGCGATCTCGCCGATGAGTTCGGTCACCTTCTCCGGCGCCGACTTCCTCCAGAAGCAGAAGGTCCCCACGTTCGGCTGGGGCACGATCCCGTCCTTCTGCGGACCCACCTACATCTACGGCTTCGGCGGCTGCATGGTCCCGATGCCCGGCGGCACCATCTCGCAGACCTGGCCCGAGGGCCTCAAGCAGGTCACGCACGGCGCCAAGGGGAAGACCGTCGCCATCCTCGCCAACGACAACGACGCGGGCACCTTCGCCATCCGCACCTACAAGCAGAGCTTCGCGTCCGCCGGATACAAGGTCACCTTCGCCAAGTCGTCCGTGCCCGCGACCTCGGTGCCGAGCGACTGGTCGGCGTACACCAAGGAGATCCTGCGCAGCGACGGCGGCAAGGCGCCCGACATCGTCGTCTCCGTCATGCAGACCCCGTACAACATCGGCCTGTTCACCGCCGTCAAGCGCTCCGGGTACCGCGGCGTCCTCACCGACCCGACCGACTACGACCCGGGGCTGCTCGCCAAGAGCGCGACGAAGGAGGCGCTCGACGGGGTGCACATCCTGCTGACCTTCGAGCCCTTCGAGACGCGCTCGGCGGCGATGAAGCAGTTCAAGGCGGACATCAAGAAGGCCTCGGGCGGGAAGGACGTGCCGCTCAACATGCACATGATGACCGGCTACATGTCCGCCGACCTGTTCCTCTCCATCGCGCAGAAGGCCGGCCGCAACCTCACCGTCGCCTCCTTCCAGAAGGCCGCGAACGGGTTCTCCGACACCGGCACGATGGTCGGCGACCGCGCCCTGCCCAAGGGGCAGAAGGAGTCGTTCGGCTGCGGTGCCCTCGTCCAGCTCAAGAACGGGGCGTACCGCGTCTCGTCACCCTTCAAGTGCTACGAGCCCATCCCGTTCAAGTAG
- a CDS encoding ABC transporter permease subunit, whose amino-acid sequence MSDLLAFVLSGLVSGALYALLATGLVLSYSASGLFNFAHGATAYLCALAFYELHSGLGWPAVPTALLLVCVVSPLLGWGLDRLMFRKLARVGETAQIVATIGLLVALPALGLWVVELLDDAGVSVKPAENQFGLPGVGPSPAKNWQLMDGVGIDSDQLITWVATAAVALGLWILMRHTTLGLRLRAAVDNRSLVELRGMSADRLSTVAWMLSSGLAGLAGVLAAPLLGLSAHDFTLFLFVSATAAVLGRFASVPLAFAGGLGLGVLQNLVAGYSSFAERITGFHTAVPFLILFAGLLLLTRRQRTAGTAAADAPPVDYLAGRPWVRKWGPWSVAAVLLAAAFYTVTTPFWSGILAQGLALSLVFVSFTVVTGLGAMVSLAQATFVTGSALVAGLLMSHGWPFIAAALVGTCVAAVLGALVALPALRLGGRTLALATLALAFLADQVLFQMGWLRNGDTGWEIPRPVFGPVDLGDDRAMGVAMVVLCAAAVAALGALRNSPSGRAMLAVRSAPAAAMASGVSVIRTKLLLFTLSAGLAGFGGVMYASYNTRITATDFTAMTGLIWLAVVVAAGVRRPQFAVVAGLVYAIVPHLVADYVTDSVHLPVVLFGLAGLALANDPDGYCAAISIRRHRHRSTKTGAGVPVSGETGPAPAATPASGSGTPPALELRDLHAGYDGAPVLHGVGIAVHPGEIVALLGPNGAGKSTTCRTAAGLLTPLRGQVYVAGRDVTREGPVRRARAGVLLAPEGRGIFPALTIEENLTLHLPDKHAREAVYERFAGLAARRNVTAGALSGGEQQLLALAPLLQEPPRVLIADEPSLGLAPRIVEDVFRLLTELRDAGTGLLLVEEKATEILGVADTVAYLDRGHVSWCGPRADVRADRLTEAYLGLAASGPGTAQDAAEEGAVRP is encoded by the coding sequence ATGTCCGACCTGCTGGCCTTCGTGCTGAGCGGGCTCGTGTCGGGTGCGCTGTACGCGCTCCTCGCCACCGGCCTCGTCCTGTCCTACTCGGCCTCCGGCCTCTTCAACTTCGCCCATGGCGCCACCGCCTACCTGTGCGCGCTCGCCTTCTACGAACTGCACTCCGGTCTCGGCTGGCCCGCCGTGCCGACCGCGCTCCTCCTCGTCTGTGTCGTATCTCCGTTGCTGGGCTGGGGACTTGACCGGCTGATGTTCCGCAAGCTGGCGCGCGTCGGCGAGACCGCGCAGATCGTCGCGACCATCGGCCTCCTCGTCGCGCTGCCCGCGCTCGGCCTGTGGGTGGTGGAACTGCTCGACGACGCGGGGGTGTCCGTCAAGCCCGCCGAGAACCAGTTCGGGCTGCCGGGCGTCGGCCCGAGCCCCGCGAAGAACTGGCAGCTGATGGACGGCGTCGGCATCGACTCCGACCAGCTGATCACCTGGGTGGCGACCGCCGCGGTCGCGCTCGGCCTGTGGATCCTCATGCGCCACACCACCCTCGGCCTGCGCCTGCGGGCCGCCGTCGACAACCGCTCACTCGTCGAACTGCGCGGCATGAGCGCCGACCGGCTCTCCACCGTGGCGTGGATGCTGTCGTCCGGGCTCGCGGGCCTCGCCGGCGTCCTCGCGGCCCCGCTGCTCGGCCTGTCCGCCCACGACTTCACCCTGTTCCTGTTCGTGTCGGCGACCGCCGCGGTCCTCGGGCGGTTCGCCTCCGTACCCCTCGCCTTCGCGGGCGGACTCGGCCTCGGCGTCCTGCAGAACCTCGTCGCCGGCTACTCCTCCTTCGCCGAACGCATCACGGGGTTCCACACCGCCGTCCCGTTCCTGATCCTCTTCGCCGGACTGCTGCTGCTCACCCGGCGACAGCGCACGGCGGGGACGGCCGCCGCCGACGCCCCGCCCGTCGACTACCTCGCGGGCCGCCCCTGGGTACGGAAGTGGGGGCCGTGGTCGGTGGCCGCCGTGCTGCTCGCGGCCGCCTTCTACACGGTGACGACCCCGTTCTGGAGCGGCATCCTCGCCCAGGGCCTCGCCCTCTCGCTCGTCTTCGTCTCCTTCACCGTCGTGACGGGGCTCGGAGCGATGGTGTCCCTCGCGCAGGCCACCTTCGTCACCGGCTCGGCGCTCGTGGCCGGGCTCCTGATGAGCCACGGCTGGCCGTTCATCGCGGCGGCTCTCGTGGGCACCTGTGTCGCGGCCGTCCTCGGGGCGCTCGTGGCGCTGCCCGCGCTGCGCCTCGGCGGCCGCACCCTCGCCCTCGCCACGCTCGCCCTCGCCTTCCTCGCCGACCAGGTCCTCTTCCAGATGGGGTGGTTGAGGAACGGCGACACCGGCTGGGAGATCCCGCGCCCCGTCTTCGGACCCGTCGACCTCGGCGACGACCGGGCGATGGGCGTCGCGATGGTCGTCCTGTGCGCGGCCGCCGTGGCCGCCCTCGGCGCACTGCGCAACTCCCCCTCGGGCCGCGCGATGCTCGCCGTGCGCTCGGCGCCCGCCGCGGCCATGGCCTCCGGCGTCTCCGTCATCCGCACCAAGCTCCTCCTCTTCACCCTCTCGGCCGGCCTCGCGGGCTTCGGGGGCGTGATGTACGCGTCGTACAACACCCGCATCACCGCTACCGACTTCACCGCGATGACGGGCCTGATCTGGCTCGCGGTGGTCGTCGCGGCAGGGGTACGGCGCCCGCAGTTCGCGGTCGTCGCGGGTCTCGTCTACGCGATCGTGCCGCACCTCGTCGCGGACTACGTCACGGACTCCGTCCATCTCCCGGTCGTCCTGTTCGGCCTGGCGGGCCTCGCACTCGCCAATGACCCGGACGGGTACTGCGCGGCCATCTCCATACGACGGCACAGGCACAGAAGTACGAAGACAGGAGCAGGGGTCCCTGTCTCCGGGGAAACGGGCCCGGCGCCGGCGGCCACGCCCGCTTCCGGAAGCGGCACCCCGCCGGCCCTCGAACTGCGCGACCTGCACGCCGGATACGACGGCGCGCCCGTCCTGCACGGAGTCGGCATCGCCGTCCACCCCGGCGAGATCGTCGCCCTCCTCGGCCCCAACGGCGCCGGGAAGTCCACGACGTGCCGCACCGCCGCCGGACTCCTCACTCCTCTGCGGGGGCAGGTGTACGTCGCCGGGCGGGACGTCACACGCGAGGGCCCCGTCCGCCGGGCGCGGGCCGGCGTACTCCTCGCCCCCGAAGGACGCGGCATCTTCCCCGCCCTCACCATCGAGGAGAACCTCACCCTGCACCTCCCCGACAAGCACGCGCGCGAGGCCGTGTACGAGCGCTTCGCCGGGCTCGCCGCCCGCCGCAACGTCACCGCGGGCGCACTCTCCGGCGGTGAACAGCAACTGCTCGCCCTCGCCCCGCTGCTCCAGGAGCCGCCCCGGGTCCTCATCGCCGACGAGCCGTCCCTCGGTCTCGCGCCACGCATCGTCGAGGACGTGTTCCGGCTGCTCACCGAACTCCGCGACGCCGGAACGGGGCTGCTCCTCGTCGAGGAGAAGGCCACCGAGATCCTCGGCGTCGCCGACACCGTCGCGTATCTCGACCGGGGCCACGTCTCGTGGTGCGGTCCGCGCGCCGACGTGCGCGCCGACCGGCTCACCGAGGCCTACCTGGGGCTCGCCGCGAGCGGGCCGGGCACGGCGCAGGACGCGGCAGAGGAAGGGGCGGTGCGGCCATGA